The following are encoded together in the Bactrocera neohumeralis isolate Rockhampton chromosome 6, APGP_CSIRO_Bneo_wtdbg2-racon-allhic-juicebox.fasta_v2, whole genome shotgun sequence genome:
- the LOC126762057 gene encoding caspase Dronc, translating into MDDKHRKIIKENINKLIQHTELKPLLQACRSAGLLSEQMVYNLHLDSKSMVDGGGSQTLDQIMHKKLFDKITHRGPEAFDKLKQILKDLDYVEALQVLERLREFNAIREYRQNLPQAIQSITEKPIELIPAPATDIPDSVHSRVDENSTPNITEFLESVDPKVKYEVTKANQINTCERIGTYKMQSKQNRGVLFIANYIKFKTDYRNGASNDSDILIYVFRQLGFKIFITTNGSKEQFFDLLDALLKSDVTLKTESFVLAFMSHGELDGKNEEEVAFSDGSFVKVQEVIDRFSNRRCPNLMQKPKVLIFPFCRGPMQDKGIKAKTETDTIPFTSNKDRNAELSDLLICYATNKGFKAYRDAVTGSWYIQGLCKAIAEHAHDTHFEDILKIVQRNIGEMYSENGSIQMGNFRNIGFNYKLFFNPGHSQE; encoded by the exons ATGGATGATAAgcatcgaaaaataataaaagaaaacatcaaCAAACTTATTCAGCACACTGAATTGAAACCCCTACTTCAAGCCTGTAGGAGTGCGGGTTTACTTTCAGAGCAAATGGTTTATAATCTTCACTTGGATTCTAAAAGTATGGTAGATGGTGGAGGATCCCAAACTTTAGATCAAATTATGCACAAAAAACTCTTTGATAAAATTACTCACCGAGGTCCCGAAGCATtcgataaattaaaacaaattcttAAAGATTTGGACTATGTCGAAGCGCTGCAAGTTTTGGAGAGACTGAGAGAATTTAACGCTATCAGAGAATATCGTCAGAATTTACCACAAGCTATACAAAGTATTACAGAGAAACCAATTGAATTAATTCCAGCACCGGCGACTGACATACCTGACAGCGTGCATTCAAGG gtTGACGAGAATTCCACACCTAACATAACAGAGTTCTTGGAATCAGTTGATCCAAAAGTGAAATATGAAGTTACAAAAGCCAACCAGATTAATACATGTGAACGAATTGGAACCTATAAAATGCAGTCCAAACAAAACCGAGGAGTCCTCTTTATAgccaattatataaaatttaagactGATTATCGCAATGGAGCCTCAAATGATAGtgatatacttatatacgtaTTCAGACAAttaggttttaaaatatttataaccacAAATGGTTCCAAAGAGCAGTTTTTTGATTTACTGGATGCGTTATTAAAGTCGGATGTTACACTCAAAACCGAATCTTTTGTCTTGGCATTTATGAGTCATGGCGAACTCGACGgtaaaaatgaagaagaagtGGCATTCAGTGATGGATCATTTGTAAAAGTGCAAGAAGTCATTGATCGTTTTTCCAACCGAAGATGTcccaatttaatgcaaaaaccAAAGGTTCTTATATTTCCATTTTGCCGTGGTCCTATGCAAGACAAAGGAATTAAAGCCAAAACAGAGACTGACACCATCCCCTTTACTTCAAATAAGGATCGCAATGCAGAGTTGTCGGATTTACTAATTTGCTACGCCACTAATAAAGGATTCAAAGCTTATAGAGATGCGGTTACAGGTTCTTGGTATATTCAGGGTCTTTGTAAGGCAATAGCTGAGCATGCTCATGATACACATTTTGaggatatattaaaaattgtacagAGAAACATTGGTGAAATGTATTCTGAAAACGGAAGTATACAAATGGGTAATTTCCGTAATATCggttttaattacaaattatttttcaatcctGGTCATTCGCAAGAGTAG
- the LOC126761436 gene encoding NF-X1-type zinc finger protein NFXL1 yields MSVFSAKNDKMKGGSKSNQQNPNGATRFEEVHARNIAAAKKIVEKYSSSSDEEEEELNESKILDSLFRHYKSDGSRLSIQQALQQKTATFFENALHSGSATCLICIGSVRRADSIWTCKHCYCFFHLNCIRRWANDSIAQQKASTEQTSNEQGYYNNLGLFVPPKRKRPLHWSCPQCRKDYCLEEKPATYKCFCGKEENPRPAAFLLPHSCGEICGKNLQPTCGHTCMLLCHPGPCPPCSQYATTSCLCGQSQKKSVRCINKEWKCDRKCKELLPCGEHRCKELCHKPNQCPPCTSTSLQPCECGAETKKRNCSELKWHCKKICGSKYSCGAHVCKRICHSGACGNCPLSLPRSCPCGKTQKIVPCIETIDPCGDTCQKLLSCGLHTCTQRCHRGECNLCLIITKKKCRCGIHEKELPCWKIFTCETKCKQMRDCGKHTCNKKCCDGRSCQQCDKICGKPLTCQKHKCHSVCHEGPCYPCNQQSQVNCRCGKTSKRVPCGRERTARVMCMELCRIPSKCHHPIKHRCHKNECPPCNQKCGLVNDTTGCLHICEAKCHAAVKVVKQNPLNGGANVWHQSKQFEFKKQPHPPCEQLVEVTCIGGHEIAEWPCWNSKPTSCQRKCNRALRCGNHKCELICHAVTDLKDMKEQLGCARCQEGCNVSRPAGCEHACPRPCHAPPCNPCDKMIKTKCYCGLTQLIYKCSEYFPVEGAKEEIALIQERLKSCGNRCLKTFLCGHRCHTPCHPGKCPNPELCRKKMRIFCECKRLKAEIACDKHRAGQTSIPCDEFCIETRIKLAEQLKREQEKLRQQEEAKNRAEVEQFEKRFSKRKYKERKVVVEKPNRQINWKILSIYGGIILAIVLAIAVAFYADS; encoded by the exons atgtctGTGTTTTCTGCCAAGAACGACAAAATGAAAGGAGGCTCCAAGTCAAATCAACAAAATCCGAATGGAGCAACTCGTTTTGAAGAAGTACATGCCCGGAATATAGCTGCTGCAAAGAAAATAGTGGAAAAATATTCCTCTAGTTCCGATGAAGAGGAAGAGGAGCTTAACGAATCTAAAATATTAg atTCTCTATTTAGGCATTACAAGTCTGACGGCAGCCGATTAAGTATTCAACAAGCACTACAACAAAAAACTGCTACCTTCTTTGAAAACGCTTTGCATTCAGGATCAGCAACTTGTCTAATTTGTATTGGTAGTGTGCGCCGAGCTGATTCGATTTGGACCTGTAAACATTGCTATTGTTTCTTCCACTTAAACTGTATACGACGCTGGGCCAATGATAGCATCGCGCAGCAGAAAGCATCCACTGAACAAACAAGCAATGAACAGGGTTACTACAATAATCTTGGACTATTCGTACCGCCGAAGCGGAAGCGGCCATTGCACTGGAGTTGTCCGCAGTGTCGCAAAGATTACTGTTTGGAGGAAAAACCGGCAACTTATAAGTGCTTTTGTGGAAAAGAAGAAAATCCACGCCCCGCAGCATTTTTATTACCGCATTCTTGTGGAGAAATATGCGGTAAAAACTTGCAACCAACCTGTGGTCATACATGTATGTTGCTTTGCCATCCGGGTCCATGTCCGCCCTGTTCTCAGTATGCCACAACCAGTTGCTTATGTGGTCAATCACAGAAAAAATCTGTGCgttgtataaataaagagtgGAAATGTGATAGAAAG TGTAAAGAATTACTTCCATGTGGCGAACATCGATGTAAAGAGTTATGTCATAAGCCCAATCAGTGTCCACCATGTACGAGTACCAGTTTACAGCCGTGCGAATGTGGTGCTGAGACGAAGAAACGTAATTGTTCTGAACTTAAATGGCATTGCAAAAAG ATTTGCGGCTCAAAATATTCATGTGGAGCACACGTGTGTAAGCGCATATGCCACTCGGGGGCTTGTGGTAATTGTCCTTTAAGTTTACCACGGTCTTGTCCATGTGGTAAAACC CAAAAAATCGTACCCTGTATCGAAACCATTGATCCTTGTGGTGATACTTGTCAAAAACTATTATCGTGTGGACTGCATACTTGCACGCAACGATGTCATCGTGGCGAATGTAACTTG tgtttaataataacaaaaaagaaatgccGCTGTGGCATACATGAAAAGGAATTGCCGTgctggaaaatatttacatgtgaAACCAAATGCAAGCAAATGAGAGATTGTGGCAAACACACTTGTAACAAAAAG TGTTGTGATGGCCGCAGCTGTCAACAATGTGATAAAATATGTGGAAAACCACTCACTTGTCAAAAACACAAGTGCCATTCGGTTTGTCATGAAGGACCATGTTATCCTTGTAATCAGCAATCACAAGTAAATTGTCGATGTGGAAAAACATCAAAACGTGTCCCTTGTGGACGTGAACGTACAGCCCGCGTTATGTGCATGGAATTATGCCG TATTCCTTCAAAATGTCACCATCCAATCAAACATCGCTGTCACAAAAACGAATGTCCACCTTGTAATCAAAAATGTGGACTGGTAAATGACACCACTGGGTGTCTGCATATTTGCGAAGCTAAGTGTCATGCCGCAGTTAAAGTTGTCAAACAAAATCCGCTTAATGGCGGTGCAAATGTGTGGCATCAAAGCAAACag TTTGAATTCAAAAAGCAGCCGCATCCGCCATGTGAACAATTGGTGGAAGTCACGTGTATTGGTGGTCATGAAATAGCTGAATGGCCTTGTTGGAATTCTAAACCTACATCCTGTCAACGCAAATGTAATCGAGCATTGCGTTGTGGTAACCACAAATGTGAGCTTATATGCCACGCCGTGACCGACTTGAAAGATATGAAG gAGCAACTCGGCTGCGCCCGATGCCAAGAAGGTTGCAATGTATCCCGTCCAGCGGGTTGTGAGCATGCTTGCCCTCGACCTTGTCACGCTCCGCCATGTAATCCATGTGACAAAATGATCAAAACCAAATGTTATTGTGGTTTAACACAATTAATCTACAAGTGTTCCGAATATTTTCCAGTTGAAGGTGCCAAAGAGGAAATCGCTTTAATACAGGAACGCCTGAAGAGCTGCGGAAACCGTTGCCTCAAAACT TTTTTATGCGGTCATCGCTGTCATACACCTTGTCATCCGGGGAAGTGTCCAAACCCGGAATTGTGTCGCAAAAAAATGCGCATATTTTGCGAATGCAAACGTTTGAAAGCAGAAATCGCCTGTGATAAACATCGTGCTGGTCAAACATCTATACCTTGTGATGAATTTTGCATTGAGACACGTATAAAGTTGGCAGAACAGTTGAAAcgggaacaagaaaaattacGCCAACAAGAAGAGGCGAAAAATCGTGCAGAAGTTGAACAATTTGAAAAGAGATTTAGCAAACGAAAATACAAAGAACGTAAGGTCGTCGTAGAAAAACCAAATAGGCAGATAAATTGGAAGATATTAAGCATTTATGGTGGTATTATACTAGCAATCGTTTTAGCTATTGCTGTAGCTTTCTATGCCGATAGTTAA
- the LOC126761437 gene encoding solute carrier family 66 member 3 translates to MTMEAISNYFEKGIVLVIADLLSLITVSSCLVIKVPQINTIRANKSSEGISVLGLCLELFSYTVMLSYNYSRGYDFLSYMEYPILLLQEYVLIYYTFFYQNLLGVRTQIVAVLYVVVATLIYFKLFPLLILTFLVPFCTPIGAISKVLQLIAILRTKDASSVSRTTWALSAFTNLTRIYTVYVQSSDMMLLINFFISTFLSSSVFVAACIYKEKTKNE, encoded by the exons ATGACAATGGAAGCTATTTCCAACTACTTTGAGAAGGGCATAGTGCTGGTTATTGCTGATCTGCTTAGTCTGATAACAGTGTCGTCTTGTTTGGTTATTAAGGTGCCACAAATCAATACAATACGAGCAAACAAGTCATCAGagg gCATTAGCGTTCTTGGTCTCTGCCTCGAACTCTTCAGTTACACCGTGATGTTGTCTTATAATTACAGCCGGGGTTATGATTTTCTATCGtatatggaataccccatactGCTCCTACAAGAATATGTGCTTATCTACTACACCttcttttatcaaaatttattggGCGTACGCACTCAGATAGTGGCGGTGCTTTATGTTGTCGTGGCGACCCTGATTTACTTCAAACTGTTTCCTCTATTGATACTTACGTTTCTTGTG CCATTTTGTACACCAATCGGTGCTATAAGTAAAGTTCTACAATTAATTGCAATTCTACGGACAAAGGATGCTTCTTCTGTCAGTCGTACAACTTGGGCGCTATCAGCATTCACCAATTTGA CTCGGATCTACACCGTTTACGTGCAGTCAAGTGACATGATGTTGctaattaatttcttcatatCCACCTTCTTAAGCTCGTCAGTGTTTGTCGCAGCTTGCATTTAcaaggaaaaaacaaaaaacgaataa
- the LOC126762065 gene encoding NADH dehydrogenase [ubiquinone] iron-sulfur protein 3, mitochondrial, translating to MAAIIRRIGCRAISNFAAKNVTAPKAVGAIRLSSTTPAPPAEDKPTFRKPNEAARLNLSNFGRYVAECLPKYVQKVQLTAGDELEVLIAPEGVVPVLQFLKDNHLAQFSNLVDIAGMDVPSRQYRFEVIYNLLSLRFNSRIRVKTYTDELTPLDSCNEVFKAANWYEREIWDMYGVFFANHPDLRRILTDYGFEGHPQRRDFPLSGYVELRYDDEKKRVVCEPLELAQEFRKFDLSAPWEQFPNFRNANPPAETVETKQENPKK from the exons ATGGCAGCGATAATTAGGAGAATAGGTTGTAGGGCAATCAGCAATTTCGCTGCAAAAAATG TTACTGCTCCTAAAGCGGTGGGAGCCATCCGATTGTCCAGCACCACGCCTGCCCCTCCAGCAGAAGACAAAC CTACTTTCCGCAAACCTAACGAAGCAGCTCGCttaaatttaagcaatttcGGACGATATGTAGCCGAATGCCTTCCTAAATATGTGCAGAAGGTACAACTAACCGCAGGTGACGAACTTGAGGTTCTAATTGCCCCGGAGGGCGTAGTTCCTGTACTGCAGTTTCTGAAGGATAATCATTTAGCACAATTCAGTAATTTGGTGGATATTGCCGGTATGGATGTACCAAGCAGACAGTATCGTTTCGAAGTCATCTATAATCTCTTATCGTTACGTTTCAATTCACGTATACGCGTTAAAACTTATACTGATGAGTTGACTCCACTGGATTCGTGTAATGAAGTCTTTAAGGCAGCAAATTGGTATGAACGTGAAATTTGGGATATGTATGGCGTGTTCTTTGCAAATCATCCCGATTTACGCCGCATATTAACTGACTACGGTTTTGAGGGACACCCACAACGTCGTGATTTTCCATTATCCGGCTATGTCGAG ttgCGTTATGATGATGAGAAAAAACGTGTGGTCTGTGAACCATTAGAATTGGCGCAGGAATTCCGAAAATTCGATTTGTCAGCACCATGGGAACAGTTTCCAAACTTCCGTAATGCTAATCCACCAGCCGAGACTGTAGAAACCAAGCAGGAGAATCCTAAAAAATAA
- the LOC126763803 gene encoding modifier of mdg4, translated as MNHLKWMGHSATIFDIQRNLRNDPQSCEVTLVAKGHSVRAHRFVLSSCSDLLRNLLVDVPMGQEATIVVPDIKGSLLDSVLAFIYIGETSLTSTNLSEFLEAINTLGIKSAISFECNNATLSGGVQTTEAVKTLSNIQIAQEELIEQQENIAVEKIETQNVIQHERELEFLDVYNEAQHSKITYSIEHMPVASAANEYILTENSGTFTLTQNNKLENGSNSDTEKLVEMDDTAEEAHIIEEYSSNSTDPIIEITTNTATTSTPKVTATTTTTTQVPQPLIQIKPTPKIKTIKIKSQSTSDTDQIHQSMFTTLDPTADPISVLKTDDNFTTLNAAPGTQEDALFYAVQAVINEGMSLQKAALKYDLSKTVLWRRVRKHPNYMKTTRENPVLTMAYERLKGGDSLKNISRELDIPMSTLHRHKVRLAQQGRLPDYVSFKKRDVNSKIELKDKLTKALHACVHEGMSQNHAANLFDIPKSTLWRHLQKRVAEAELSQKLELGHIKEEVILS; from the exons ATGAATCATTTGAAATGGATGGGCCATTCGGCAACAATATTTGATATACAAAGAAATCTTCGCAATGATCCTCAAAGCTGTGAAGTGACACTGGTAGCCAAAGGTCATTCAGTGCGGGCCCATCGGTTTGTCCTATCGTCATGTTCAGACTTGCTGCGCAATCTATTGGTGGATGTGCCAATGGGTCAGGAAGCAACAATTGTGGTGCCAGATATAAAAGGATCTCTGCTCGACAGTGTATTAGCTTTTATATACATTGGCGAAACAAGCCTCACATCGACCAATTTGTCTGAGTTCTTGGAAGCTATAAATACTTTGGGTATCAAGTCAGCAATAAGTTTTGAGTGCAACAATGCGACGTTATCCGGTGGTGTCCAGACAACAGAGGCAGTAAAGACTCTAAGCAATATACAAATTGCACAAGAAGAGCTTATTgaacaacaagaaaatattgCTGTCGAGAAAATCGAG acacAAAATGTAATACAACATGAAAGAGAGCTGGAATTTTTGGATGTCTATAACGAAGCTCAACATAGCAAAATTACTTACTCCATCGAACACATGCCTGTTGCCAGTGCAGCAAATGAATATATATTAACTGAAAATTCTGGAACTTTTACCTTAACCCAAAATAATAAACTAGAAAATGGCTCCAATTCTGATACCGAAAAACTTGTTGAAATGGATGATACAGCAGAAGAGGCTCACATCATAGAGGAATACAGTAGTAATAGTACAGATCCTATAATTGAAATTACTACAAATACTGCAACAACAAGCACTCCAAAAGTgactgccacaacaacaactactacgcAAGTGCCACAACCACTAATTCAAATAAAACCAAcgccaaaaattaaaactatcaAAATTAAATCGCAATCCACTTCAGACACCGATCAAATACACCAATCAATGTTTACCACACTTGACCCCACCGCAGATCCCATTTCAGTATTAAAGACTGATGATAATTTTACCACATTGAACGCCGCACCTGGTACTCAAGAAGATGCTCTTTTTTATGCTGTTCAGGCAGTAATAAATGAAGGTATGAGCTTACAGAAGGCTGCACTGAAATATGATTTATCGAAAACGGTACTTTGGCGGAGAGTGCGCAAACACCCCAATTATATGAAAACAACCCGTGAAAACCCTGTTCTGACCATGGCCTACGAACGATTAAAAGGTGGCGactctttgaaaaatatcagtCGCGAGTTAGATATACCCATGTCTACACTACATAGACATAAAGTACGTTTGGCACAGCAAGGACGTTTACCAGATTATGTTTCTTTTAAGAAACGTGATGTTAACTCGAAAATTGAACTAAAAGATAAATTAACTAAAGCATTGCACGCTTGTGTACATGAAGGGATGTCGCAAAATCATGCGgcaaatttatttgatatacCGAAAAGCACTCTATGGCGTCATCTTCAAAAGCGTGTAGCTGAAGCAGAACTTTCACAGAAACTTGAACTAGGCCACATAAAAGAGGAAGTAATATTATCTTAA
- the LOC126763805 gene encoding eukaryotic translation initiation factor eIF1, whose product MSIQNLNTFDPFADAIKGADDDVQDGLVHIRIQQRNGRKTLTTVQGLSSEYDLKKIVRSCKKEFACNGTVIEHPEYGEVLQLQGDQRENICQWLTKAGLAKPDQLKVHGF is encoded by the exons ATGTCCATCCagaatttaaatacatttg accCATTTGCTGATGCAATTAAGGGTGCTGACGATGATGTTCAGGACGGTCTTGTACACATAAGAATTCAGCAGAGAAATGGTCGAAAGACACTAACAACTGTGCAAGGATTATCATCAGAAtatgatttaaagaaaattgtgcGGTCATGTAAAAAG gaATTTGCCTGCAATGGCACAGTAATCGAACATCCCGAATACGGAGAGGTATTACAGCTTCAGGGCGACCAACGTGAAAATATCTGCCAATGGTTGACCAAGGCAGGTCTAGCGAAACCTGATCAGTTGAAAGTTCACGGCttttaa
- the LOC126763804 gene encoding RNA-binding protein 45, with amino-acid sequence MSDYRSQSRDGHRDSGRGGGGRDYSSDDDPPMSRLFIICNKAHTEEDFRDAFSPYGEIEDIWVVKDKNSGENKGIAYVKFAKTSDAAKAQEEMNGKTIGKMDRTLKVLVAANRNQGSNKSENEQEKYVRLFIVISKSATEEEIRNEFSQWGDVENVTIVKDKSTGSPKGFGYVRFTKFYHAAVAFENCPTKYKAVFAEPKGSTRSQRDQYGRPADDSPLISSGRSGGGGGGSGSGSYNNGNFNNDWNCSFNSDMAAFLRMQNVPVPQPTCLEVIASHSVNQDQLWRLFDIIPGLDYCQITREYGPRTNEAIVLYDNPEAAIYAKDKLHGLEYPMGERIIVKVAGMSSARMDTSFIDKRTKKDSICNVPLPPAQPMVSPDTTVAQRLFIVLAANLPQSILKNVFSCWKGLIDVYLLPNKNCGYVKYADRDSAQKAIQTLNGAEICGTKIKVMEAEERGNGDGDDNGRKRLRRN; translated from the exons ATGTCTGATTATCGATCACAATCGCGGGATGGACATCGTGATAGTGGACGTGGCGGTGGCGGACGAGATTATTCCAGTGATGATGATCCGCCCATGTCGCGTCTTTTCATAATTTGTAACAAAGCACATACCGAAGAAGATTTCCGTGATGCATTTTCTCCATATGGTGAGATTGAAGATATTTGGGTTGTAAAGGATAAAAATTCGGGCGAAAACAAAGGAATCGCTTATGTAAAATTTGCCAAAACATCAGACGCCGCTAAGGCACAAGAAGAGATGAATGGCAAAACCATTGGTAAAATGGATCGCACCTTGAAGGTATTAGTAGCAGCAAA TCGAAACCAAGGTTCGAACAAGTCAGAGAATGAACAGGAAAAGTATGTGCGTTTATTCATTGTTATATCGAAATCTGCAACAGAAGAGGAAATCAGAAACGAATTTTCACAATGGGGAGATGTGGAAAATGTGACGATAGTTAAAGACAAATCCACAGGATCTCCGAAAGGATTTGGTTATGTTCGATTCACAAA ATTTTATCATGCTGCAGTAGCCTTTGAAAACTGCCCCACAAAGTATAAAGCAGTATTCGCTGAACCAAAAGGTTCAACACGATCTCAAAGAGATCAATACGGTCGACCAGCGGATGATAGCCCACTTATTAGTTCCGGTCGCAGTGGTGGCGGTGGTGGAGGTAGTGGCAGCGGCTCTTATAACAATGGCAACTTCAACAATGATTGGAATTGTTCTTTCAATAGCGATATGGCAGCATTCCTCCGTATGCAGAATGTACCAGTACCACAACCAACATGTTTAGAAGTGATTGCTAGTCATTCCGTGAATCAGGATCAGTTATGGCGTTTATTTGATATAATCCCTGGCTTGGATTATTGCCAAATAACTAGAGAAt ATGGACCGAGAACTAATGAAGCAATAGTGCTTTACGACAACCCTGAGGCAGCTATTTATGCAAA AGACAAATTGCATggtttggaatatccaatggGGGAGCGTATCATAGTTAAAGTGGCCGGAATGAGTTCAGCTAGAATGGACACATCTTTTATAGACA agCGTACTAAAAAGGATTCAATATGTAATGTCCCATTGCCACCTGCCCAGCCCATGGTATCGCCCGATACAACAGTAGCACAGCGTTTGTTTATCGTTTTAGCTGCG AATCTTCCGCAGTCTATATTGAAGAATGTTTTCTCTTGTTGGAAGGGTTTAATCGATGTTTACTTGCTACCGAATAAAAATTGCGGCTACGTTAAATACGCGGATAGAGATAGTGCCCAAAAAGCCATTCAAACATTGAACGGTGCGGAAATTTGTGGCACAAAAATTAAG gtaATGGAAGCCGAAGAACGAGGTAATGGAGATGGCGATGATAATGGAAGGAAACGCTTGCGTAGAAATTAA
- the LOC126763734 gene encoding choline transporter-like 1 gives MGCAESKDGDEPQMNRPKYRTCTDTFWLAIFILFWLFLIVIAIFSFVYGNPLRVINGYDSFGNTCGVKRNEKFTNFPLSGMNTIDKPQLFYFDFKNPRQSIKICVKECPSRNITDVQELYRYYMDTNTKLCRYDFNMDTILNTNTKNIDEYFNYLGPCPKLPIYEESPVLHRCMPKGNNAKELYNLLNSWDIAQQFLADIYSTWHIVAIICGISLLISIALVTLMHWMSRIISWLICVLVIVASLALTAALWYAYYSIRNKSRVNAQFSMLEEFIRNEEAVYILAILATIALIVLVVIIYFLKNKLSGLSALFEEAGVCMMNLPGLLIAPLLAFAALALFLAFWVVVVVCIATASAPGQSPIAPFDNTAAHQQPFPTDITPPKNTTDASFKTILRVEYTDAKAIKSMFWIYVIGLIWTTEFIFACQQFSLAAAVAFWYFQKPTSTPTTYAIGKLLKYHLGTVAKGSFVITIFKIPRLILTYLYAKFKKAEDKGSECASCCLKCCICGFWLLEKFIRFLNHNAYTVVAIESINFCPAAGIAWNAMATNALQVATINSIGDFILFLGKVLVAALSGLIGIFVLKDRPGLNFYMAPVIFIIIFSFFIAHIILTLFEMVVDTLFLCVCEDKTINGRGGRWAQSNLAKLVGEEPLQPGEEPPIQVVEMMPINKEPFSMTRMPRTDVVDGIMQ, from the exons ATTGTTATAGCGATATTTTCCTTCGTTTATGGCAATCCACTGCGAGTGATTAACGGTTATGACTCATTCGGAAATACTTGTGGAGTAAAACGCAATGAAAAATTCACGAATTTCCCACTTTCCGGCATGAACACAATAGATAAACCGCaactgttttattttgattttaaaaatccGCGTCAATCTATTAAAATCTGTGTAAAAGAATGCCCTTCAAGAAATATCACGGACGTACAGGAACTGTACAGATACTACATGGATACAAATACAAAGCTCTGCCGCTATGACTTCAATATGGATACAATTCTCAAtacaaatactaaaaatattgatgaatatttcaattatttaggcCCTTGCCCAAAACTTCCAATCTATGAGGA ATCGCCAGTTTTACATCGTTGTATGCCGAAAGGTAACAACGCTAAGGAATTATACAATTTGCTTAACTCATGGGATATCGCTCAACAATTTTTGGCAGATATATATTCCACCTGGCACATTGTTGCCATAATATGCGGCATTtccttat taaTCTCAATTGCATTGGTTACACTCATGCACTGGATGTCGCGTATTATTTCATGGCTTATCTGTGTTTTGGTTATTGTGGCCAGTTTGGCTTTGACGGCTGCGCTGTGGTATGCCTATTATAGCATACGCAATAAGTCACGCGTAAACGCTCAATTTTCAATGTTGGAAGAATTCATTAGGAATGAAGAAGCCGTTTACATACTCGCTATATTAGCCACCATCGCTTTG ATagttcttgttgttattatttacttCCTTAAAAATAAGCTTTCTGGTTTATCGGCGCTCTTTGAAGAGGCTGGCGTGTGTATGATGAACTTACCGGGCTTATTAATTGCGCCGTTATTGGCGTTTGCAGCGTTAGCTTTGTTTTTAGCATTCTGGGTAGTGGTCGTGGTTTGCATTGCAACTGCCAGCGCACCTGGACAGAGCCCAATCGCGCCATTCGACAACACCGCAGCCCATCAACAACCGTTTCCCACCGATATTACTCCACCGAAGAACACCACAGATGCCAGTTTTAAGA CAATTTTACGCGTAGAATACACTGACGCAAAGGCAATAAAAAGCATGTTTTGGATTTATGTGATTGGCCTCATTTGGACGACGGAATTCATATTTGCTTGCCAACAATTTTCACTTGCGGCGGCTGTTGCTTTTTGGTATTTCCAAAAGCCTACTTCCACTCCCACCACATACGCCATCGGGAAACTGCTTAAATACCATTTAGGCACCGTGGCCAAGGGTTCGTTTGTAATAACGATTTTCAAAATACCACGACTTATTCTTACATATCTTTATGCCAA ATTTAAGAAGGCTGAAGATAAAGGTTCCGAATGCGCCTCTTGCTGCCTCAAATGCTGCATTTGTGGATTTTGGCTGCTAGAAAAATTCATACGCTTTTTGAATCACAACGCTTATACAGTTGTTGCTATCGAATCTATAAATTTCTGTCCAGCAGCAGGCATT GCATGGAATGCAATGGCAACCAATGCCCTTCAAGTGGCAACTATCAACAGTATTGGTGACTTCATACTCTTTCTGGGCAAAGTTCTTGTTGCAGCTCTTAGTGGCCTCATTGGCATATTCGTGCTGAAAGATCGTCCCGGACTAAATTTCTATATGGCTCCAGTGATCTTTATAatcattttctcatttttcatAGCACACATAATATTGACACTTTTTGAG ATGGTGGTAGACACactatttttatgtgtttgcgAAGATAAAACAATCAATGGGCGTGGTGGTCGTTGGGCACAAAGTAATTTGGCCAAATTAGTTGGCGAAGAACCGTTACAACCGGGCGAAGAACCACCAATTCAAGTAGTAGAAATGATGCCCATTAATAAGGAGCCATTCAGCATGACAAGAATGCCGCGCACAGACGTTGTTGATGGTATTATGCAGTAG